One region of Alosa alosa isolate M-15738 ecotype Scorff River chromosome 1, AALO_Geno_1.1, whole genome shotgun sequence genomic DNA includes:
- the LOC125295136 gene encoding zinc finger protein 629-like isoform X4 codes for MCARTVWNYFKNLHRMLLYTGHVRAGEVVVQLECLLQLFQRCFECCSICSIRKSREGRFLNVTQKCQQCQASRKWRSHPPEQIIRDPTSNQEVVEETVLLSFGDSDSESDEEVKDYNLLSQEEEDQINQSEEDLMSQSEEEVKGHHPPNQTFVGEGCLAETSDDLGHTRTEKVNNSVIHTPGASNNRLHDQEEDDKNDSHSSVSWEVTIVDRMEEEKSEVQEPKEEMEHEDEVADVEEDLERQDSVDDDWYPNCEDVEQSSASEDKDSDAEFVPRPCRKSKRELNSDPYAEPILPLVWCSLCGSRFKHTCFRQRHSRLYGCLQCGIKTKKMDTSGGNKEDTPTNNQETNNSCNQDSFTSSNQETVRCENQDTCSNQGTIRCDEQNISNGDNQGPDSGSRQWTATDGNQSGSGSSQGMTTSSCTHETSCCKVRSPGIRYIDIQGLDYIGHQVANKNAHEESFSLNTETFPDGGHSQAVHIEDLAVHFKSLSDFQNHALKCHGIRPLRTLCVDCGKFLTMVNLVDGGPRHICEHKVKPIVCPSCGKRFATEVGLQTHNDRIHSEKYSLTCRYCLEAFKSPEDKEEHEKSHEAEVLKYHCPDCSLRFSDRPSWCAHRKSHWPNGKHICEVCNKGFRFAVALIRHMAIHTGQKPYSCKLCDRSFNQPGHLKSHMRLHTGERPFKCQDCGQCFNHNVSLKNHIQRHHGPGADKRNSGKGGKDGIRRKKKQLRFSMLARCSGQYREV; via the exons atgtgtgcgcgcacagtttGGAACTACTTCAAGAATCTTCATAGAATGCTGCTGTACACTGG CCATGTTCGTGCAGGCGAGGTCGTCGTGCAGTTGGAATGCCTGCTGCAGCTGTTCCAGAGGTGCTTTGAGTGCTGCAGCATATGCAGCATCCGTAAGAGTCGTGAGGGAAGGTTCCTCAACGTGACGCAGAAGTGCCAGCAGTGTCAAGCCAGCAGAAAGTGGAGAAGCCATCCACCTGAACAGATCATCAGAGACCCAACAAGCAACCAGGAG GTTGTTGAAGAGACAGTGCTGTTGTCTTTTGGGGACTCGGACTCTGAATCTGACGAAGAAGTCAAAGATTACAACCTATTAAGCCAGGAAGAGGAAGatcaaatcaaccaatcagaggaAGATCTAATGAGCCAATCAGAGGAAGAAGTCAAAGGTCACCACCCACCAAACCAGACATTTGTGGGTGAAGGGTGTCTTGCTGAAACCTCAGATGATTTGGGCCATACAAGGACAGAAAAG GTAAATAATTCAGTTATCCACACACCTGGTGCCTCGAACAACAGGTTACATGACCAAGAGGAAGATGACAAAAACGACAGCCATTCCTCTGTGTCTTGGGAAGTGACGATTGTTGACAGAATGGAAGAAGAAAAGTCTGAAGTTCAGGAACCAAAAGAAGAAATGGAACATGAGGATGAAGTAGCTGATGTAGAAGAAGACTTGGAAAGGCAGGAcagtgttgatgatgattggTATCCGAACTGTGAGGACGTGGAGCAGTCCTCAGCATCTGAAGATAAGGATTCTGATGCTGAATTTGTTCCTAGACCGTGTAGGAAGTCAAAGCGTGAATTAAATTCCGATCCATATGCAGAACCCATCCTGCCTCTGGTTTGGTGCTCTCTCTGTGGGTCCAGGTTTAAACACACCTGCTTCAGACAGCGCCACAGTCGACTCTATGGCTGTCTCCAGTGTGGCATTAAAACCAAGAAGATGGACACTAGTGGTGGCAACAAAGAGGATACCCCCACTAACAACCAGGAAACCAACAACAGTTGCAACCAGGATTCTTTTACCAGTAGCAACCAGGAAACCGTAAGATGTGAAAACCAGGACACCTGCAGTAACCAGGGAACCATCAGATGTGATGAGCAGAACATTTCTAATGGTGACAACCAAGGACCTGACTCTGGATCAAGACAATGGACAGCAACTGATGGTAACCAAAGTGGTAGTGGAAGCAGTCAAGGGATGACTACTAGTAGCTGCACCCATGAGACCTCCTGTTGTAAAGTTAGAAGTCCAGGGATTAGATACATTGACATCCAAGGATTAGATTATATTGGCCACCaagtggcaaacaaaaatgccCACGAGGAGTCCTTTAGCCTGAACACTGAAACATTTCCAGATGGAGGCCATTCTCAGGCAGTGCACATTGAGGACCTGGCTGTCCACTTCAAAAGTCTAAGTGACTTCCAAAATCATGCTCTAAAATGCCACGGTATTAGGCCCCTTCGCACGCTCTGTGTGGACTGTGGTAAGTTCCTCACCATGGTGAACCTAGTTGACGGTGGACCCCGTCACATCTGTGAACACAAAGTTAAACCCATCGTCTGTCCCAGCTGTGGCAAAAGGTTTGCCACTGAGGTTGGACTCCAAACACACAACGATCGAATCCACAGTGAGAAGTACAGCCTCACCTGTCGCTACTGCCTCGAGGCTTTTAAGTCACCTGAAGACAAAGAGGAGCATGAGAAGAGCCATGAAGCTGAGGTGCTGAAGTACCACTGCCCTGACTGCTCGCTGCGCTTTTCAGACCGCCCCAGTTGGTGTGCCCACAGGAAGAGCCATTGGCCCAATGGGAAGCACATCTGTGAGGTCTGTAATAAGGGCTTCCGCTTTGCTGTTGCACTCATCAGACACATGGCCATCCACACAGGACAGAAGCCCTACAGCTGTAAGCTGTGCGACCGCTCCTTCAACCAACCAGGCCATCTCAAGTCCCACATGCGTCTCCACACAGGCGAGAGACCCTTCAAGTGCCAGGACTGTGGGCAGTGCTTCAACCACAACGTCAGCCTCAAGAACCACATCCAGCGCCACCACGGACCCGGAGCTGATAAAAGGA
- the LOC125295136 gene encoding zinc finger protein 629-like isoform X2, whose amino-acid sequence MAEAATKPKKAKVLSEESKKRKRESDKIRARTRINIGTAFARWRELKEEEGCPTDTDLAVMLLDYHVRAGEVVVQLECLLQLFQRCFECCSICSIRKSREGRFLNVTQKCQQCQASRKWRSHPPEQIIRDPTSNQEVVEETVLLSFGDSDSESDEEVKDYNLLSQEEEDQINQSEEDLMSQSEEEVKGHHPPNQTFVGEGCLAETSDDLGHTRTEKVNNSVIHTPGASNNRLHDQEEDDKNDSHSSVSWEVTIVDRMEEEKSEVQEPKEEMEHEDEVADVEEDLERQDSVDDDWYPNCEDVEQSSASEDKDSDAEFVPRPCRKSKRELNSDPYAEPILPLVWCSLCGSRFKHTCFRQRHSRLYGCLQCGIKTKKMDTSGGNKEDTPTNNQETNNSCNQDSFTSSNQETVRCENQDTCSNQGTIRCDEQNISNGDNQGPDSGSRQWTATDGNQSGSGSSQGMTTSSCTHETSCCKVRSPGIRYIDIQGLDYIGHQVANKNAHEESFSLNTETFPDGGHSQAVHIEDLAVHFKSLSDFQNHALKCHGIRPLRTLCVDCGKFLTMVNLVDGGPRHICEHKVKPIVCPSCGKRFATEVGLQTHNDRIHSEKYSLTCRYCLEAFKSPEDKEEHEKSHEAEVLKYHCPDCSLRFSDRPSWCAHRKSHWPNGKHICEVCNKGFRFAVALIRHMAIHTGQKPYSCKLCDRSFNQPGHLKSHMRLHTGERPFKCQDCGQCFNHNVSLKNHIQRHHGPGADKRNSGKGGKDGIRRKKKQLRFSMLARCSGQYREV is encoded by the exons ATGGCCGAAGCAGCAACGAAACCAAAGAAGGCAAAGGTTTTGTCGGAGGAGAGTaagaagagaaaaagggagagtgaCAAAATCAGAGCCCGGACGAGGATCAATATTGGTACAGCGTTCGCTCGCTGGCGTgagctaaaggaggaggaggggtgcccGACCGATACTGACTTGGCCGTCATGCTGTTGGACTA CCATGTTCGTGCAGGCGAGGTCGTCGTGCAGTTGGAATGCCTGCTGCAGCTGTTCCAGAGGTGCTTTGAGTGCTGCAGCATATGCAGCATCCGTAAGAGTCGTGAGGGAAGGTTCCTCAACGTGACGCAGAAGTGCCAGCAGTGTCAAGCCAGCAGAAAGTGGAGAAGCCATCCACCTGAACAGATCATCAGAGACCCAACAAGCAACCAGGAG GTTGTTGAAGAGACAGTGCTGTTGTCTTTTGGGGACTCGGACTCTGAATCTGACGAAGAAGTCAAAGATTACAACCTATTAAGCCAGGAAGAGGAAGatcaaatcaaccaatcagaggaAGATCTAATGAGCCAATCAGAGGAAGAAGTCAAAGGTCACCACCCACCAAACCAGACATTTGTGGGTGAAGGGTGTCTTGCTGAAACCTCAGATGATTTGGGCCATACAAGGACAGAAAAG GTAAATAATTCAGTTATCCACACACCTGGTGCCTCGAACAACAGGTTACATGACCAAGAGGAAGATGACAAAAACGACAGCCATTCCTCTGTGTCTTGGGAAGTGACGATTGTTGACAGAATGGAAGAAGAAAAGTCTGAAGTTCAGGAACCAAAAGAAGAAATGGAACATGAGGATGAAGTAGCTGATGTAGAAGAAGACTTGGAAAGGCAGGAcagtgttgatgatgattggTATCCGAACTGTGAGGACGTGGAGCAGTCCTCAGCATCTGAAGATAAGGATTCTGATGCTGAATTTGTTCCTAGACCGTGTAGGAAGTCAAAGCGTGAATTAAATTCCGATCCATATGCAGAACCCATCCTGCCTCTGGTTTGGTGCTCTCTCTGTGGGTCCAGGTTTAAACACACCTGCTTCAGACAGCGCCACAGTCGACTCTATGGCTGTCTCCAGTGTGGCATTAAAACCAAGAAGATGGACACTAGTGGTGGCAACAAAGAGGATACCCCCACTAACAACCAGGAAACCAACAACAGTTGCAACCAGGATTCTTTTACCAGTAGCAACCAGGAAACCGTAAGATGTGAAAACCAGGACACCTGCAGTAACCAGGGAACCATCAGATGTGATGAGCAGAACATTTCTAATGGTGACAACCAAGGACCTGACTCTGGATCAAGACAATGGACAGCAACTGATGGTAACCAAAGTGGTAGTGGAAGCAGTCAAGGGATGACTACTAGTAGCTGCACCCATGAGACCTCCTGTTGTAAAGTTAGAAGTCCAGGGATTAGATACATTGACATCCAAGGATTAGATTATATTGGCCACCaagtggcaaacaaaaatgccCACGAGGAGTCCTTTAGCCTGAACACTGAAACATTTCCAGATGGAGGCCATTCTCAGGCAGTGCACATTGAGGACCTGGCTGTCCACTTCAAAAGTCTAAGTGACTTCCAAAATCATGCTCTAAAATGCCACGGTATTAGGCCCCTTCGCACGCTCTGTGTGGACTGTGGTAAGTTCCTCACCATGGTGAACCTAGTTGACGGTGGACCCCGTCACATCTGTGAACACAAAGTTAAACCCATCGTCTGTCCCAGCTGTGGCAAAAGGTTTGCCACTGAGGTTGGACTCCAAACACACAACGATCGAATCCACAGTGAGAAGTACAGCCTCACCTGTCGCTACTGCCTCGAGGCTTTTAAGTCACCTGAAGACAAAGAGGAGCATGAGAAGAGCCATGAAGCTGAGGTGCTGAAGTACCACTGCCCTGACTGCTCGCTGCGCTTTTCAGACCGCCCCAGTTGGTGTGCCCACAGGAAGAGCCATTGGCCCAATGGGAAGCACATCTGTGAGGTCTGTAATAAGGGCTTCCGCTTTGCTGTTGCACTCATCAGACACATGGCCATCCACACAGGACAGAAGCCCTACAGCTGTAAGCTGTGCGACCGCTCCTTCAACCAACCAGGCCATCTCAAGTCCCACATGCGTCTCCACACAGGCGAGAGACCCTTCAAGTGCCAGGACTGTGGGCAGTGCTTCAACCACAACGTCAGCCTCAAGAACCACATCCAGCGCCACCACGGACCCGGAGCTGATAAAAGGA
- the LOC125295136 gene encoding zinc finger protein 629-like isoform X3 encodes MMDQSTKRPKRRLSEEQKKKKRELDKKRDQTRVNIGQAFEEWRQVRDSEDCKTDADLALLLLKFHVRAGEVVVQLECLLQLFQRCFECCSICSIRKSREGRFLNVTQKCQQCQASRKWRSHPPEQIIRDPTSNQEVVEETVLLSFGDSDSESDEEVKDYNLLSQEEEDQINQSEEDLMSQSEEEVKGHHPPNQTFVGEGCLAETSDDLGHTRTEKVNNSVIHTPGASNNRLHDQEEDDKNDSHSSVSWEVTIVDRMEEEKSEVQEPKEEMEHEDEVADVEEDLERQDSVDDDWYPNCEDVEQSSASEDKDSDAEFVPRPCRKSKRELNSDPYAEPILPLVWCSLCGSRFKHTCFRQRHSRLYGCLQCGIKTKKMDTSGGNKEDTPTNNQETNNSCNQDSFTSSNQETVRCENQDTCSNQGTIRCDEQNISNGDNQGPDSGSRQWTATDGNQSGSGSSQGMTTSSCTHETSCCKVRSPGIRYIDIQGLDYIGHQVANKNAHEESFSLNTETFPDGGHSQAVHIEDLAVHFKSLSDFQNHALKCHGIRPLRTLCVDCGKFLTMVNLVDGGPRHICEHKVKPIVCPSCGKRFATEVGLQTHNDRIHSEKYSLTCRYCLEAFKSPEDKEEHEKSHEAEVLKYHCPDCSLRFSDRPSWCAHRKSHWPNGKHICEVCNKGFRFAVALIRHMAIHTGQKPYSCKLCDRSFNQPGHLKSHMRLHTGERPFKCQDCGQCFNHNVSLKNHIQRHHGPGADKRNSGKGGKDGIRRKKKQLRFSMLARCSGQYREV; translated from the exons ATGATGGATCAGTCAACAAAGAGACCCAAGAGGCGACTGTCGGAagaacagaagaagaagaaaagggagcttgacaaaaaaagagaccaGACACGAGTGAACATAGGGCAAGCTTTTGAAGAATGGCGCCAAGTGAGAGACtctgaagactgcaaaacggacgctgacttggctttgttgctattgaaatt CCATGTTCGTGCAGGCGAGGTCGTCGTGCAGTTGGAATGCCTGCTGCAGCTGTTCCAGAGGTGCTTTGAGTGCTGCAGCATATGCAGCATCCGTAAGAGTCGTGAGGGAAGGTTCCTCAACGTGACGCAGAAGTGCCAGCAGTGTCAAGCCAGCAGAAAGTGGAGAAGCCATCCACCTGAACAGATCATCAGAGACCCAACAAGCAACCAGGAG GTTGTTGAAGAGACAGTGCTGTTGTCTTTTGGGGACTCGGACTCTGAATCTGACGAAGAAGTCAAAGATTACAACCTATTAAGCCAGGAAGAGGAAGatcaaatcaaccaatcagaggaAGATCTAATGAGCCAATCAGAGGAAGAAGTCAAAGGTCACCACCCACCAAACCAGACATTTGTGGGTGAAGGGTGTCTTGCTGAAACCTCAGATGATTTGGGCCATACAAGGACAGAAAAG GTAAATAATTCAGTTATCCACACACCTGGTGCCTCGAACAACAGGTTACATGACCAAGAGGAAGATGACAAAAACGACAGCCATTCCTCTGTGTCTTGGGAAGTGACGATTGTTGACAGAATGGAAGAAGAAAAGTCTGAAGTTCAGGAACCAAAAGAAGAAATGGAACATGAGGATGAAGTAGCTGATGTAGAAGAAGACTTGGAAAGGCAGGAcagtgttgatgatgattggTATCCGAACTGTGAGGACGTGGAGCAGTCCTCAGCATCTGAAGATAAGGATTCTGATGCTGAATTTGTTCCTAGACCGTGTAGGAAGTCAAAGCGTGAATTAAATTCCGATCCATATGCAGAACCCATCCTGCCTCTGGTTTGGTGCTCTCTCTGTGGGTCCAGGTTTAAACACACCTGCTTCAGACAGCGCCACAGTCGACTCTATGGCTGTCTCCAGTGTGGCATTAAAACCAAGAAGATGGACACTAGTGGTGGCAACAAAGAGGATACCCCCACTAACAACCAGGAAACCAACAACAGTTGCAACCAGGATTCTTTTACCAGTAGCAACCAGGAAACCGTAAGATGTGAAAACCAGGACACCTGCAGTAACCAGGGAACCATCAGATGTGATGAGCAGAACATTTCTAATGGTGACAACCAAGGACCTGACTCTGGATCAAGACAATGGACAGCAACTGATGGTAACCAAAGTGGTAGTGGAAGCAGTCAAGGGATGACTACTAGTAGCTGCACCCATGAGACCTCCTGTTGTAAAGTTAGAAGTCCAGGGATTAGATACATTGACATCCAAGGATTAGATTATATTGGCCACCaagtggcaaacaaaaatgccCACGAGGAGTCCTTTAGCCTGAACACTGAAACATTTCCAGATGGAGGCCATTCTCAGGCAGTGCACATTGAGGACCTGGCTGTCCACTTCAAAAGTCTAAGTGACTTCCAAAATCATGCTCTAAAATGCCACGGTATTAGGCCCCTTCGCACGCTCTGTGTGGACTGTGGTAAGTTCCTCACCATGGTGAACCTAGTTGACGGTGGACCCCGTCACATCTGTGAACACAAAGTTAAACCCATCGTCTGTCCCAGCTGTGGCAAAAGGTTTGCCACTGAGGTTGGACTCCAAACACACAACGATCGAATCCACAGTGAGAAGTACAGCCTCACCTGTCGCTACTGCCTCGAGGCTTTTAAGTCACCTGAAGACAAAGAGGAGCATGAGAAGAGCCATGAAGCTGAGGTGCTGAAGTACCACTGCCCTGACTGCTCGCTGCGCTTTTCAGACCGCCCCAGTTGGTGTGCCCACAGGAAGAGCCATTGGCCCAATGGGAAGCACATCTGTGAGGTCTGTAATAAGGGCTTCCGCTTTGCTGTTGCACTCATCAGACACATGGCCATCCACACAGGACAGAAGCCCTACAGCTGTAAGCTGTGCGACCGCTCCTTCAACCAACCAGGCCATCTCAAGTCCCACATGCGTCTCCACACAGGCGAGAGACCCTTCAAGTGCCAGGACTGTGGGCAGTGCTTCAACCACAACGTCAGCCTCAAGAACCACATCCAGCGCCACCACGGACCCGGAGCTGATAAAAGGA
- the LOC125295136 gene encoding zinc finger protein 629-like isoform X1, with protein sequence MAENVCQWLDTQVRHWSSSNAMAEEQRPKGKLPIPRLATTAYTAKSSKKQKTADRKKEFDRARNKTRVNIGVAFERWRGLREFKSLKTDADVAKFLLDSHVRAGEVVVQLECLLQLFQRCFECCSICSIRKSREGRFLNVTQKCQQCQASRKWRSHPPEQIIRDPTSNQEVVEETVLLSFGDSDSESDEEVKDYNLLSQEEEDQINQSEEDLMSQSEEEVKGHHPPNQTFVGEGCLAETSDDLGHTRTEKVNNSVIHTPGASNNRLHDQEEDDKNDSHSSVSWEVTIVDRMEEEKSEVQEPKEEMEHEDEVADVEEDLERQDSVDDDWYPNCEDVEQSSASEDKDSDAEFVPRPCRKSKRELNSDPYAEPILPLVWCSLCGSRFKHTCFRQRHSRLYGCLQCGIKTKKMDTSGGNKEDTPTNNQETNNSCNQDSFTSSNQETVRCENQDTCSNQGTIRCDEQNISNGDNQGPDSGSRQWTATDGNQSGSGSSQGMTTSSCTHETSCCKVRSPGIRYIDIQGLDYIGHQVANKNAHEESFSLNTETFPDGGHSQAVHIEDLAVHFKSLSDFQNHALKCHGIRPLRTLCVDCGKFLTMVNLVDGGPRHICEHKVKPIVCPSCGKRFATEVGLQTHNDRIHSEKYSLTCRYCLEAFKSPEDKEEHEKSHEAEVLKYHCPDCSLRFSDRPSWCAHRKSHWPNGKHICEVCNKGFRFAVALIRHMAIHTGQKPYSCKLCDRSFNQPGHLKSHMRLHTGERPFKCQDCGQCFNHNVSLKNHIQRHHGPGADKRNSGKGGKDGIRRKKKQLRFSMLARCSGQYREV encoded by the exons ATGGCAGAGAATGTATGCCAATGGCTAGATACACAGGTGAGGCATTGGAGCAGCTCAAATGCAATGGCGGAAGAACAACGACCGAAAGGAAAACTCCCGATTCCTCGCTTGGCAACGACTGCTTACACCGCCAAGTCGAGTAAGAAGCAGAAGACTGcggatagaaagaaagaattcGATCGAGCTCGTAACAAAACTCGGGTGAATATTGGAGTGGCATTTGAGAGATGGCGGGGGCTGCGGGAATTTAAAAGTCTGAAGACCGATGCAGATGTAGCCAAATTTCTTCTTGACAG CCATGTTCGTGCAGGCGAGGTCGTCGTGCAGTTGGAATGCCTGCTGCAGCTGTTCCAGAGGTGCTTTGAGTGCTGCAGCATATGCAGCATCCGTAAGAGTCGTGAGGGAAGGTTCCTCAACGTGACGCAGAAGTGCCAGCAGTGTCAAGCCAGCAGAAAGTGGAGAAGCCATCCACCTGAACAGATCATCAGAGACCCAACAAGCAACCAGGAG GTTGTTGAAGAGACAGTGCTGTTGTCTTTTGGGGACTCGGACTCTGAATCTGACGAAGAAGTCAAAGATTACAACCTATTAAGCCAGGAAGAGGAAGatcaaatcaaccaatcagaggaAGATCTAATGAGCCAATCAGAGGAAGAAGTCAAAGGTCACCACCCACCAAACCAGACATTTGTGGGTGAAGGGTGTCTTGCTGAAACCTCAGATGATTTGGGCCATACAAGGACAGAAAAG GTAAATAATTCAGTTATCCACACACCTGGTGCCTCGAACAACAGGTTACATGACCAAGAGGAAGATGACAAAAACGACAGCCATTCCTCTGTGTCTTGGGAAGTGACGATTGTTGACAGAATGGAAGAAGAAAAGTCTGAAGTTCAGGAACCAAAAGAAGAAATGGAACATGAGGATGAAGTAGCTGATGTAGAAGAAGACTTGGAAAGGCAGGAcagtgttgatgatgattggTATCCGAACTGTGAGGACGTGGAGCAGTCCTCAGCATCTGAAGATAAGGATTCTGATGCTGAATTTGTTCCTAGACCGTGTAGGAAGTCAAAGCGTGAATTAAATTCCGATCCATATGCAGAACCCATCCTGCCTCTGGTTTGGTGCTCTCTCTGTGGGTCCAGGTTTAAACACACCTGCTTCAGACAGCGCCACAGTCGACTCTATGGCTGTCTCCAGTGTGGCATTAAAACCAAGAAGATGGACACTAGTGGTGGCAACAAAGAGGATACCCCCACTAACAACCAGGAAACCAACAACAGTTGCAACCAGGATTCTTTTACCAGTAGCAACCAGGAAACCGTAAGATGTGAAAACCAGGACACCTGCAGTAACCAGGGAACCATCAGATGTGATGAGCAGAACATTTCTAATGGTGACAACCAAGGACCTGACTCTGGATCAAGACAATGGACAGCAACTGATGGTAACCAAAGTGGTAGTGGAAGCAGTCAAGGGATGACTACTAGTAGCTGCACCCATGAGACCTCCTGTTGTAAAGTTAGAAGTCCAGGGATTAGATACATTGACATCCAAGGATTAGATTATATTGGCCACCaagtggcaaacaaaaatgccCACGAGGAGTCCTTTAGCCTGAACACTGAAACATTTCCAGATGGAGGCCATTCTCAGGCAGTGCACATTGAGGACCTGGCTGTCCACTTCAAAAGTCTAAGTGACTTCCAAAATCATGCTCTAAAATGCCACGGTATTAGGCCCCTTCGCACGCTCTGTGTGGACTGTGGTAAGTTCCTCACCATGGTGAACCTAGTTGACGGTGGACCCCGTCACATCTGTGAACACAAAGTTAAACCCATCGTCTGTCCCAGCTGTGGCAAAAGGTTTGCCACTGAGGTTGGACTCCAAACACACAACGATCGAATCCACAGTGAGAAGTACAGCCTCACCTGTCGCTACTGCCTCGAGGCTTTTAAGTCACCTGAAGACAAAGAGGAGCATGAGAAGAGCCATGAAGCTGAGGTGCTGAAGTACCACTGCCCTGACTGCTCGCTGCGCTTTTCAGACCGCCCCAGTTGGTGTGCCCACAGGAAGAGCCATTGGCCCAATGGGAAGCACATCTGTGAGGTCTGTAATAAGGGCTTCCGCTTTGCTGTTGCACTCATCAGACACATGGCCATCCACACAGGACAGAAGCCCTACAGCTGTAAGCTGTGCGACCGCTCCTTCAACCAACCAGGCCATCTCAAGTCCCACATGCGTCTCCACACAGGCGAGAGACCCTTCAAGTGCCAGGACTGTGGGCAGTGCTTCAACCACAACGTCAGCCTCAAGAACCACATCCAGCGCCACCACGGACCCGGAGCTGATAAAAGGA